A window of the Alnus glutinosa chromosome 4, dhAlnGlut1.1, whole genome shotgun sequence genome harbors these coding sequences:
- the LOC133866758 gene encoding NAC domain-containing protein 96-like, whose protein sequence is MYPPAAFTPEHIRSNPTDVEAISTLDKVIPGAPPPDNVLEINPFIFMPSNLPDGIWFLMHSNENKDNKDGFWKTKGEPRKIFSSSEISGWRSTLEFYVGQAPHGCKTDWVMQEYRISQRGLSEGTNAKEARSLCRVFHDREQSKTHQMLQKLASTDIARENNIRPSQSNVPDADIGQSSTSRPQVSEDDSTGVLALTERAPDHRLDYFSRDDYLELSDLDKPLSPYLDNPALSSSSSENSSCVSRSSGECFDSLALLQDLETENSQKDAGCKFSVCASHRPNEVVVLPSTSAPIGSITDVLPPEEILKTSRSKNALKLASRNQNPNFRNEGPSSDTPIAATDGKNIGRTKNFMKFLCFMSF, encoded by the exons ATGTATCCTCCAGCAGCTTTCACACCCGAACATATAAGATCAAATCCTACAGATGTGGAGGCCATTTCGACTCTGGACAAAGTGATCCCTGGAGCCCCTCCCCCAGACAATGTGTTAGAGATAAATCCTTTCATTTTCATGCCCTCAAATCTTCCTG ATGGCATTTGGTTTCTCATGCACTCTAACGAGAACAAGGATAACAAAGATGGGTTCTGGAAGACCAAAGGTGAACCCCGTAAAATATTCTCAAGTTCTGAGATCTCTGGTTGGAGAAGTACTTTAGAATTCTATGTAGGCCAAGCACCTCATGGGTGTAAAACTGATTGGGTGATGCAAGAATATAGGATATCTCAGAGAGGACTGTCTGAAGGCACCAACGCTAAG GAAGCGAGATCACTATGCAGAGTCTTCCATGACCGTGAACAAAGCAAAACCCATCAAATGCTGCAGAAACTGGCTAGCACTGACATTGCAAGGGAAAACAACATTCGCCCTAGTCAGTCAAATGTTCCAGATGCTGATATTGGACAAAGTTCCACAAGCAGGCCTCAG gtaAGTGAGGATGACAGCACAGGTGTATTGGCTTTGACAGAGAGAGCTCCAGATCATCGGCTAGATTACTTTTCCAGAGATGATTACTTGGAATTATCGGATCTTGATAAGCCACTATCACCTTATCTTGATAATCCAGCATTGTCTTCTTCAAGTTCAGAAAATTCCAGTTGTGTGAGCAGATCATCAGGTGAATGTTTTGATTCATTGGCTTTGTTGCAAGACCTAGAGACTGAAAATAGCCAGAAGGATGCAGGTTGCAAGTTCAGTGTCTGTGCATCTCACAGACCAAACGAGGTGGTCGTGCTTCCATCCACTTCAG CTCCTATAGGCAGTATAACGGACGTGTTGCCACCTGAAGAAATCCTCAAAACAAGCAGGTCAAAAAATGCCCTCAAGCTTGCCAGCAGAAATCAGAATCCAAACTTCAGGAATGAAGGTCCATCATCAGATACCCCTATAGCAGCCACAGATGGTAAAAACATAGGCAGAACGAAAAACTTCATGAAGTTTCTGTGCTTTATGTCATTTTAG